A part of Streptomyces sp. NBC_00557 genomic DNA contains:
- a CDS encoding polysaccharide deacetylase family protein, which translates to MARHTGRGWYGRMVAAAVGVTAVAAATSVWTAQAGQPGGGTSRPGAAARHTAPAAAPVSAEIVHASDGGAHAVNITIDDGPDPVWTPQVLQVLRENGVKATFCMIGPQAAAHPELVRQVVAAGHRLCDHTVSHDTTMDKKPEAYQSQEILQAERQITQASGGVRPMYYRAPGGAFTPYSRHLAASHGMRPLGWNVDSKDFERPGAAAIVGTVKTELANGPTVLFHDAGGDRSQTVSALRTLLPWLKQQGYAFGFPVR; encoded by the coding sequence ATGGCGCGTCACACGGGACGGGGCTGGTACGGCAGGATGGTCGCGGCGGCGGTCGGGGTCACCGCGGTGGCGGCCGCCACCTCGGTGTGGACGGCGCAGGCGGGCCAGCCGGGCGGCGGCACGTCCCGGCCGGGCGCCGCGGCCCGGCACACCGCGCCGGCGGCGGCGCCGGTGTCCGCCGAGATCGTCCACGCCTCGGACGGCGGCGCGCACGCGGTCAACATCACCATCGACGACGGCCCGGACCCGGTGTGGACCCCGCAGGTGCTCCAAGTGCTGCGGGAGAACGGCGTGAAGGCGACGTTCTGCATGATCGGCCCGCAGGCCGCGGCGCATCCGGAACTGGTCCGCCAGGTGGTGGCCGCCGGGCACCGGCTGTGCGACCACACGGTGTCGCACGACACCACGATGGACAAGAAGCCCGAGGCCTACCAGTCGCAGGAGATCCTTCAGGCGGAGCGCCAGATCACGCAGGCGTCGGGTGGCGTACGACCGATGTACTACCGTGCGCCGGGCGGCGCGTTCACCCCGTACAGCCGGCACCTGGCGGCCTCCCACGGGATGCGCCCGCTCGGCTGGAACGTGGACTCCAAGGACTTCGAGCGGCCGGGCGCCGCCGCCATCGTCGGCACCGTCAAGACCGAGCTGGCCAACGGGCCGACCGTACTGTTCCACGACGCGGGTGGCGACCGCTCGCAGACCGTCTCCGCGCTGCGCACCCTGCTGCCGTGGCTGAAGCAGCAGGGGTACGCGTTCGGCTTCCCGGTGCGCTGA